Proteins co-encoded in one Methanobrevibacter sp. genomic window:
- a CDS encoding HemK2/MTQ2 family protein methyltransferase yields MDFKIDTMETVYIPAEDSFLLAENLAIKPGDSVLEIGTGTGIVAMYASKITDKITVTDINLDAVTLAEKNFKKNNIENIEILFGNLFEPVKNRKFDVILFNTPYLPTENGDVIDDNLNYAFDGGLNGRKVIDNFLNEVKNHLNEKGTVQIIQSSLSNNEETLKRLDELGFVSEIAASEHYFFEDITLINSYL; encoded by the coding sequence ATGGATTTTAAGATTGACACAATGGAAACCGTTTACATACCTGCTGAGGATTCTTTTTTACTTGCTGAGAATTTGGCCATAAAGCCTGGCGATTCCGTTTTAGAAATCGGGACAGGGACTGGAATTGTGGCCATGTATGCATCGAAAATTACAGACAAGATAACCGTAACGGACATTAATTTGGATGCGGTTACCCTAGCTGAAAAAAACTTCAAGAAGAACAATATAGAAAACATTGAAATCTTGTTTGGAAACCTGTTTGAACCTGTAAAAAATAGAAAATTTGATGTAATTTTATTTAATACTCCATATCTACCAACCGAAAATGGTGATGTTATAGATGATAATCTAAATTATGCATTTGATGGTGGATTAAATGGTAGAAAAGTAATTGATAATTTTTTAAATGAAGTGAAAAATCATTTAAATGAAAAGGGAACTGTCCAGATTATACAGTCTTCACTTTCAAACAATGAAGAAACTTTAAAAAGACTAGACGAATTAGGATTTGTAAGCGAAATAGCAGCTAGTGAACACTACTTTTTCGAAGACATTACATTAATTAACAGCTATTTATAA
- the dapF gene encoding diaminopimelate epimerase has product MNLKGLKFSKMHGIGNDFPIIDESKGEVIPEAEKAEACRFLCHRNFGVGGDGVLFVVPSEVADIGYRMFNPDGSEAEMCGNGIRCFADFVYRKGILKQEKMTVETKSGIKTIEITVEDGEPVLFKVDMGTATFKTKEIPMIADEEEFLDGDLEVLDETYAITAISVGNPHAIIFVEDVASVDIDKFGPAIECHEVFPEKINVHFVQVISENEGIMRTWERGAGVTLACGTGATSTAISGFKLGLFDKDILLHLPGGDLEFNVYEKDGELGALMKGPAELVFDGEIQ; this is encoded by the coding sequence ATGAATCTCAAAGGATTAAAATTTTCAAAAATGCATGGAATCGGTAATGACTTCCCAATAATTGACGAATCAAAAGGGGAAGTTATTCCTGAAGCAGAAAAGGCTGAAGCATGCAGATTCTTGTGTCATAGGAACTTTGGTGTAGGAGGGGACGGTGTTCTCTTTGTAGTTCCATCTGAAGTGGCCGATATTGGATATAGAATGTTCAATCCAGATGGCAGTGAAGCTGAAATGTGTGGAAACGGTATCAGATGTTTCGCTGATTTTGTCTACAGAAAAGGAATATTAAAACAGGAAAAAATGACTGTAGAAACAAAATCAGGAATTAAAACAATTGAAATCACTGTAGAAGATGGAGAACCGGTATTATTTAAGGTGGACATGGGAACTGCTACATTCAAAACAAAAGAAATTCCAATGATTGCAGATGAAGAAGAATTCTTGGATGGGGACTTGGAAGTTTTAGATGAAACCTATGCAATAACTGCAATCAGCGTTGGAAACCCACATGCAATAATATTTGTTGAAGATGTTGCCTCTGTTGATATTGATAAATTCGGTCCAGCTATTGAATGTCATGAAGTTTTCCCAGAAAAAATAAACGTTCATTTTGTTCAAGTGATTTCTGAAAACGAGGGAATTATGAGAACTTGGGAAAGAGGAGCTGGAGTAACTCTTGCTTGTGGAACTGGAGCAACCTCTACTGCAATTTCCGGATTTAAATTAGGTCTTTTTGATAAGGACATTTTATTACATCTTCCTGGAGGAGATTTAGAATTCAATGTCTATGAAAAAGATGGTGAATTGGGAGCTTTAATGAAAGGTCCTGCAGAACTCGTATTCGATGGAGAAATTCAATAA
- the lysA gene encoding diaminopimelate decarboxylase — translation MDLNIKINDKGHLDIGGADACDIADEFGTPVYVIDENRIRDNYKRFYEAFSKYYPDFKVFYACKANTNLSVLKILEQEGCCIDAVSPGEVYISRKMGFSGDRILFTGNNITNDELKFVLDQGAVLNIDSVSALKRLAEIIEPNGLKISFRVNPMVGAGHHDHCITGGVMSKFGIMDNEAVEVYKLAKELGFNPVGMHSHIGSGILDPEPFKLAIESTMDIAGKVHQEAGIDFEFVDFGGGVGIPYTPDENIVDIDTFAKENIALFKEKLEEYDMGNPTMYLEPGRYLVGDASVLLVRVNSVKQSYRKFIGVDAGFNTLLRPAMYDSYHHIVVANKMNEPNTQEVDIAGNVCESGDLFARDRFMPEIEEGDLLAILNAGAYGFTMSSNYNSRPLTPEVLVENGKCHLVREKETFEDLMAKQTIPEHLQ, via the coding sequence ATGGATTTAAATATTAAAATTAATGATAAAGGTCATTTGGATATTGGTGGAGCAGATGCTTGCGATATCGCTGATGAATTTGGTACTCCAGTTTATGTGATTGATGAAAATAGGATAAGAGATAATTATAAAAGATTTTACGAAGCATTTTCAAAATATTATCCAGATTTTAAAGTATTCTATGCATGTAAAGCTAATACTAACCTTTCAGTTTTAAAAATCCTCGAACAAGAAGGTTGTTGTATTGATGCAGTATCTCCTGGAGAAGTATATATCTCAAGAAAAATGGGTTTTTCAGGAGACAGAATATTATTTACAGGAAATAACATTACCAACGATGAATTAAAATTTGTTTTAGATCAAGGAGCAGTTTTAAACATAGACTCAGTATCTGCATTAAAAAGATTAGCTGAAATCATTGAACCAAACGGACTTAAAATTTCATTTAGAGTAAACCCAATGGTTGGAGCAGGACACCACGATCACTGTATCACTGGTGGTGTAATGAGTAAATTCGGTATTATGGATAATGAGGCTGTAGAAGTTTACAAACTTGCAAAAGAATTAGGTTTCAACCCAGTTGGAATGCATTCTCACATCGGTTCAGGAATTCTTGATCCAGAACCATTTAAATTAGCTATCGAATCAACAATGGACATTGCAGGCAAAGTACATCAAGAAGCAGGCATTGACTTTGAATTTGTTGACTTTGGTGGTGGAGTAGGAATTCCATACACTCCTGATGAAAATATTGTAGACATCGATACCTTTGCAAAGGAAAACATTGCATTGTTCAAAGAAAAACTTGAAGAATATGATATGGGCAACCCAACAATGTACCTAGAACCTGGAAGATATCTTGTAGGGGATGCAAGTGTATTGCTTGTACGTGTAAACAGTGTTAAACAAAGCTACAGAAAATTCATTGGTGTAGATGCTGGATTTAACACATTGCTCAGACCTGCAATGTATGATTCATACCATCACATCGTAGTGGCTAACAAGATGAACGAGCCAAACACCCAAGAAGTGGACATTGCAGGAAACGTATGTGAGTCCGGAGACTTGTTTGCAAGAGACAGATTCATGCCTGAAATAGAAGAAGGAGATCTTTTAGCTATTTTAAATGCTGGTGCATATGGATTTACAATGTCTTCAAATTACAATTCCAGACCATTAACTCCAGAAGTCCTTGTTGAAAACGGCAAATGTCATTTAGTACGTGAAAAAGAAACCTTTGAAGACTTAATGGCAAAACAAACCATTCCAGAACACTTACAATAG
- a CDS encoding NUDIX domain-containing protein, translated as MEKGYGLTMRGIIKNENGEILLLKRCPNCHYGSEMWELPGGKVDKGEFFDEALIREIKEETGLNSKLGDFCEGISEKYPHKRTVQIIMYLKDVEGDVKISDEHIDYMWADIEKMKKLEITPALKKLLEKKEFKI; from the coding sequence ATGGAGAAAGGTTATGGGCTGACAATGAGAGGAATAATAAAAAACGAAAATGGAGAAATATTACTTTTAAAACGTTGCCCCAATTGTCATTATGGCTCTGAAATGTGGGAACTTCCCGGCGGAAAAGTCGATAAAGGGGAATTTTTTGATGAAGCATTAATACGTGAAATAAAAGAAGAAACCGGCCTCAACAGCAAACTAGGAGATTTTTGTGAAGGAATAAGTGAGAAATATCCTCATAAAAGAACAGTACAGATCATAATGTATCTAAAAGATGTGGAAGGCGATGTAAAGATTAGTGATGAGCACATAGATTATATGTGGGCAGATATTGAAAAAATGAAAAAATTGGAAATAACACCTGCATTGAAAAAATTATTAGAAAAAAAAGAATTTAAAATATAA
- a CDS encoding aspartate aminotransferase family protein produces the protein MNTKELMEAEDEYFVNTFTRQPIVLDHGEGLKVWDTEGKEYLDFFAGIAVNCLGHKNPRVVDAISKQAEKLIHISNIYYNEPAIEFAKRLVDLTCFDKIFYTNSGAESNEGAIKLALKYTGKSEIITTTHSFHGRTLLTVTATGQEKYKAPYVKNLPQGFIEVPYNDIGAIKEAISDETAAIIVEPIQGEGGVNIPNDDYLPEIEKLCKENGIVFIVDEVQTGFGRCGPLFAHEIYGVKPDIMSVAKGIGGGVPMGAFLATEEVARGFEPGDHGTTFGGGPLVCASANAVLDVLYEDDLLTNCVEMGAYLSEKLVGLMDNHDIIKEVRGFGLLIGVELNKEGGEFVDIMREKGFLVNCTAGNVLRFAPPLTVTKEEIDKLIVALDEVL, from the coding sequence ATGAACACTAAAGAATTAATGGAAGCTGAAGATGAATACTTTGTGAATACTTTCACTAGACAGCCAATTGTATTGGATCATGGTGAAGGTCTCAAGGTATGGGATACCGAAGGAAAGGAATATTTGGATTTCTTCGCAGGAATAGCTGTTAACTGTTTAGGTCATAAAAATCCGAGAGTTGTAGATGCTATTAGTAAACAAGCAGAAAAATTAATTCACATTTCCAATATTTATTATAATGAACCTGCAATTGAGTTTGCAAAAAGATTGGTTGATTTAACCTGCTTTGATAAAATTTTCTATACTAACAGTGGTGCTGAATCCAATGAGGGAGCTATTAAGTTAGCTTTAAAATACACTGGGAAAAGCGAAATTATTACAACAACACATTCATTCCATGGTAGGACTCTTTTAACAGTCACTGCAACTGGTCAGGAAAAATATAAAGCTCCATACGTTAAGAATTTACCACAAGGATTTATTGAAGTGCCTTACAATGATATTGGCGCTATAAAGGAAGCAATCTCTGATGAAACTGCAGCTATTATTGTAGAGCCTATTCAAGGTGAAGGTGGAGTAAATATTCCTAATGATGACTACTTGCCTGAAATCGAAAAGTTATGTAAGGAAAACGGCATTGTTTTCATTGTGGATGAGGTTCAAACCGGTTTTGGAAGATGCGGACCTTTATTTGCACATGAAATTTATGGGGTAAAACCAGATATCATGTCCGTTGCAAAAGGTATTGGTGGAGGAGTTCCAATGGGAGCTTTCCTCGCAACAGAAGAAGTGGCTAGAGGCTTTGAACCAGGAGATCATGGTACTACATTTGGTGGTGGTCCTCTTGTTTGTGCATCCGCTAATGCGGTTTTGGATGTTCTTTATGAAGATGATCTTCTTACAAATTGTGTAGAGATGGGTGCATATCTATCTGAAAAACTAGTAGGGTTAATGGACAATCATGATATAATTAAAGAAGTAAGAGGCTTTGGTTTACTTATTGGTGTTGAGCTTAACAAAGAAGGTGGCGAATTCGTTGACATCATGAGAGAAAAAGGTTTCCTTGTCAATTGTACTGCCGGAAATGTTTTAAGATTCGCTCCTCCGTTAACAGTCACCAAAGAAGAGATTGACAAGTTAATTGTAGCTTTAGATGAAGTTTTATAA
- a CDS encoding peptidylprolyl isomerase — protein sequence MKKAIIETEKGTIELELFPEDAPGTVANFEKLIKEGFYDGLTFHRVIPNFVIQGGCPVGNGTGGPGYTIKCETEGNPNKHGTGALSMAHAGKDTGGSQFFITHSPQPHLDGVHTVFGQVIKGMDVVNEIEQGDKMLKLEVIDE from the coding sequence ATGAAAAAAGCAATAATAGAAACTGAAAAAGGTACAATCGAATTAGAATTATTCCCTGAAGATGCACCAGGAACTGTAGCAAACTTTGAAAAATTAATCAAAGAAGGATTTTACGATGGATTAACTTTCCACAGAGTAATCCCTAACTTTGTAATTCAAGGAGGCTGTCCTGTAGGAAACGGTACTGGCGGACCAGGATATACAATAAAATGTGAAACCGAAGGAAATCCCAATAAACATGGAACCGGTGCACTTTCAATGGCACACGCTGGAAAAGACACTGGTGGAAGCCAATTCTTCATTACACATTCTCCACAACCTCATTTAGATGGTGTTCACACCGTATTTGGTCAAGTTATCAAAGGTATGGATGTTGTCAATGAAATCGAACAAGGAGACAAAATGTTAAAACTTGAAGTAATTGACGAATAG